From a region of the bacterium genome:
- a CDS encoding homocysteine biosynthesis protein — protein MPKTIAEINQRIKKGEAVVVTAEEIIDLVDKKGLNQTAKEVDVVTTATFGPMCSSGIYFNFGHSKPKIKVQKAWLNNVEAYGGLAAVDLFLGATEIPENDPANTVYPGTFKYGGGHIIEELVAGKDIHLKAISYGTDCYPRKELDTWINIKDLNEAVLFNPRNCYQNYNVAVNLSNKVIYTYMGVLQPKLGNANYCSAGQLSPLLNDPLYLTIGIGTRIFLGGGTGYVIWQGTQHNPNVPRGKNDVPKCSAGTLSVLGDLKQMSPEWLRGVSMTGYGVSLAVGIGIPIPILNEEICRYTAVKDEEIYTQIVDYSSAYPQAKPESLGEVNYAQLKSGKIFLDGKEIPTGGLSSYAKAREIANILKEWILKGKFFLSEPVQMLPSVGSTVNFKPLKEIVTVQPLISMDKMEEKVKSKK, from the coding sequence ATGCCTAAAACGATTGCAGAAATTAACCAACGAATTAAAAAAGGTGAAGCTGTTGTAGTTACAGCAGAGGAGATTATAGACCTGGTAGATAAAAAAGGACTCAACCAGACAGCCAAAGAAGTAGATGTGGTGACAACAGCTACCTTTGGACCAATGTGTTCGTCCGGGATTTATTTTAATTTTGGTCATTCTAAACCCAAAATAAAGGTGCAAAAAGCCTGGTTGAATAATGTTGAGGCTTATGGTGGTTTAGCCGCTGTTGACCTTTTTTTGGGTGCAACCGAGATTCCGGAAAATGACCCGGCAAATACGGTTTATCCAGGAACATTTAAGTATGGCGGCGGGCATATCATTGAAGAATTAGTTGCTGGTAAAGATATTCACTTGAAGGCAATTTCTTATGGCACAGATTGCTATCCCAGAAAAGAACTTGATACATGGATTAATATTAAAGACTTAAATGAGGCAGTGCTATTTAATCCAAGAAATTGCTACCAGAACTATAATGTTGCAGTAAATCTTTCAAATAAAGTTATCTATACCTATATGGGGGTATTACAACCCAAATTGGGTAATGCTAATTACTGTAGTGCCGGCCAGCTGTCTCCTTTATTAAACGACCCGTTGTATTTAACCATAGGTATTGGCACAAGGATATTTTTAGGCGGGGGGACAGGTTATGTTATCTGGCAGGGAACACAGCATAATCCTAATGTTCCACGAGGTAAAAATGATGTCCCTAAATGTTCAGCTGGCACTCTATCAGTATTAGGGGATTTAAAACAAATGAGTCCAGAATGGCTGAGGGGAGTAAGTATGACTGGCTATGGCGTATCATTAGCCGTAGGAATTGGCATACCTATTCCAATACTTAATGAAGAAATTTGCCGATATACCGCAGTTAAAGACGAAGAAATATATACCCAGATTGTAGATTACAGTTCTGCATACCCGCAGGCAAAACCAGAAAGTTTAGGTGAAGTAAATTATGCCCAACTCAAAAGTGGAAAAATATTCCTTGATGGTAAAGAAATACCAACGGGTGGACTGTCAAGCTATGCTAAAGCCAGAGAAATCGCCAATATACTTAAAGAATGGATTCTTAAAGGTAAATTTTTCCTGAGCGAACCGGTTCAGATGCTCCCATCTGTTGGCTCTACGGTTAACTTTAAGCCACTTAAGGAAATCGTAACTGTTCAGCCACTGATTAGCATGGATAAAATGGAGGAGAAGGTAAAAAGTAAGAAGTAA
- the pscS gene encoding O-phospho-L-seryl-tRNA:Cys-tRNA synthase produces MTELTKYDKLKEIKMNLIRTREENYINLNPLQTGGRTNAAVRVTASAYVDGYSVCDYCKGVLHLIESPPICDLTRTLAEFLGMDEARTTLGAREGKFAVMHTLLSPGDSIVIDSNKHYTTYVAAEKSCAKIYEVPNTGYPKYEIIPESYKETFELVIKETGLVPKLALLTHVDGEYGNLVDAYEVGKICQEYGVPFLLNTAYTAGRMEVNGKELLADFIVASAHKGFGVPGTIGVLATTEKWADKLFRKSTRYPKKEIELLGCTARSQSIASLITAFPYVKERVKHWDEEVKKSRWLVTQMEALGEIEQLGIKPTRHDLIRLKTPLFDKIAQKHRKKGYFLYSKLEKRGIIGIKPGQTQWFKLSTYGLTWEQVKYLYGAFEEIAKEFDNR; encoded by the coding sequence TTGACAGAATTAACCAAATATGATAAATTAAAAGAGATTAAAATGAATCTAATTAGAACCAGAGAAGAAAATTATATAAATCTTAATCCTTTACAAACTGGCGGTAGAACGAATGCGGCGGTAAGAGTGACTGCATCGGCTTATGTTGATGGGTATTCAGTTTGTGATTATTGTAAAGGGGTACTTCATCTAATTGAATCCCCACCTATCTGTGATTTAACCCGAACATTAGCCGAATTTCTGGGAATGGATGAGGCGCGAACAACACTTGGTGCTCGTGAGGGGAAATTTGCGGTGATGCATACCTTACTTTCACCTGGAGATTCAATCGTCATTGATTCTAATAAACATTATACTACCTATGTGGCGGCTGAAAAATCCTGTGCAAAAATATATGAAGTGCCCAATACCGGCTACCCCAAATATGAAATAATTCCAGAATCTTACAAAGAGACTTTTGAACTGGTGATAAAAGAAACTGGTCTTGTTCCAAAACTTGCCCTTCTGACGCATGTCGATGGCGAATACGGCAATCTGGTAGATGCTTATGAGGTAGGTAAGATATGTCAAGAATATGGTGTGCCGTTTCTTCTTAATACCGCATATACCGCAGGTCGAATGGAGGTTAATGGAAAAGAATTATTGGCTGACTTTATTGTTGCTTCGGCTCATAAAGGATTTGGTGTTCCGGGAACGATTGGTGTTCTGGCAACAACTGAAAAATGGGCTGACAAATTATTCAGGAAATCTACTCGCTATCCTAAAAAGGAGATTGAACTTTTGGGATGCACCGCCCGTTCACAATCTATTGCCTCTCTTATCACTGCATTTCCGTATGTCAAAGAGAGAGTGAAACACTGGGATGAGGAGGTAAAGAAAAGTCGCTGGCTTGTAACACAAATGGAAGCACTGGGAGAGATTGAACAACTGGGAATAAAACCAACAAGGCATGATTTGATTCGCCTCAAAACCCCTTTATTTGATAAAATTGCTCAAAAACATCGCAAAAAGGGTTATTTCCTCTATTCTAAACTCGAAAAGCGGGGAATAATTGGGATAAAACCAGGTCAAACTCAATGGTTTAAACTCTCTACCTATGGCTTGACATGGGAACAAGTCAAGTATCTATATGGGGCATTTGAGGAAATTGCTAAAGAATTTGATAATCGGTAA